The sequence below is a genomic window from Anopheles cruzii chromosome 3, idAnoCruzAS_RS32_06, whole genome shotgun sequence.
AGCACCGTGTCGTATCATCTGCACACAGCCTAGACGAATTAGCGCAGTTACGGTCGCTGAGCGAGTGTGTTTCGAGCGCAATGAACCGCTGGGCGATAGGGTCGGCTACCAAATTCGGCTCGAAAGCCGTTCTAAGCCGTCGACTAACTTGGTGTTCTGCACGAACGGCGTGCTGTTGCGCTGTCTTACGGGGAAAGGCGTCTCGAAATTTCTCAACAACGTAACACACATTATTATCGATGAGGTACATGAACGGGATCAGTATTCCGATTTTTTGTTGATCGCGTTAAAGGACAACCTGCCGAAACATCCCCAACTGAAGGTGATACTGATGTCGGCCACCATCGAATCGAACACCTTCTCACAGTACTTCAACAACTGTCCAGTCATTGAGATACCCGGACGATTGTTTCCGATTGAAAGTTTTTATCTGGAAGATATCCTTTTCACAATGGACACATACAACCGCACGGTGAAGGatgtgaaaacaaaaattatgaGCAATATCGAGCATTTACAATCATTGGGCGGCGCCAGAAGACACCATTCGTCGACCGCCAATATGGACGACGAGAGCATTCTGCTGATGAATGACATACTGGAAGTTTGCTGGATCGAGAACAATCCGGACGCGTTCCATCACTTTTTTGCCCTGGTACAAGAGGAAAACATTCCGGTTGATTTCCAACATACGGAAACTAAAATGACCGCCCTTATGATTGCGGCTGCAAAAGGTGAGTGCACTGGCCAGGTGACGAACTATCGCTTTCCAAGGGTCATTCCTTGATGTTAGACAATGTTACGTTTATTGTCTAATGTTCTAATCTTGTTTTCTATTTCACTCCCTCCGTTGCAAGGCTATATCGAAATAGTACAAAACTTGCTCGATATCGGGGCCAATCCGTGCGTCCAGGAAAAGCACAACTACACTGCGTACGATTGGGCTTGCTTCATCCACGGTAACAGTGTTTGCTCACAGCTGCTGGCGAATGCGATGAAACATGCCGAATCCAAGCAATCCCAGCCAATCTCCTTGACGCCACACGCGGCAAAGCAGCTACTCGATGCCTACCACACATCGTTCGGCGATGAACGGATCGATCACAATCTGATCATCGACGTGATACAGTTCATCTGCACCACTCAGCCGGAAGGAGGCATTCTCGTGTTTCTGCCCGGGTTCGAGGACATTCAGGACATCTACGAGCTGCTGAACACGCGCCTCGCCCCCTACCAGCGGTTGAAGGTGTTTATGCTCCACAGTAAGATGcaaacgatcgatcagcaTGCTGTATTCCGTCCTGCTCCACAAGGTGTGCGCAAAATCGTTCTCGCTACAAATATTGCCGAAACGTCCATCACCATGGATGATGTGGGGTACGTGATCGACAGCGGTAAGGTGAAACAGAAGTACTACGATTCCGTCACAGCCACCAACTCGTTGACGGCAACCTGGATATCGCAGGCCTGTGCTACGCAGCGGGCAGGACGCGCTGGTCGCACTAAACCTGGAACCTGCTTTCGCCTCTACAGTCGGGCACGGCTCGAAGCGATGGATCAGTTCACGTTGCCCGAAATCATGCGCGTGCCGCTGACGGAAATCTGTCTCAATACGGCACTTCTCACCAATGGAGCTTCGATACACGACTTTCTGAACCGTGCTTTGCAACCTCCGGCTGCGACGAGCGTAAAGCAGAGTGTAAAGTACCTGCAGAAGGTCGGAGCGTTGGATGATGACGAAAATCTGACCGATCTGGGTCTAATACTGGCCGAGTTGCCTGTCGATGCACGGTTAGGCAAAATGCTGCTCTACGGTATCCTGCTCAAGTGCTACGAGCCAGTACTGCTTATTGTCAGTCTTCTGAGCGTTAACGACCTCTTCGTGATACCGTCGTACGCGAGTGATAAGGAAAAAGTACGCAAGGCACGCCGCGAGCTAGCGGAGGATTCATTTAGCGATTGTTTTTGCCTACTCCGTGCGTACCAGAGATGGTATGAGGCACGATCGGTTGCAAAACGGAAGGACATTTGCAGTCGCTTTTTCCTTAGCCACAGCAAACTGACGATGGTGTACGATTTACGCTGTAAGCTGCACAGCCATCTGTGCTCGATGGGATTGATCAAAACCTTCGGGCCGGGAAATATTGAAGACGTGAACCAATTCGCCGGCAACTGGTGTTTCGTGAAGGCGTGCTTGCTGGTTGGGCTGTATCCCAACGTTTGCCACCTGGAGAAGTATTCGAAGGCTATGAAAACTAggtttgaaaagaaaatattcgTACACCCATCGTCGGTGTTAGCGGATAAGAGTCTGGCGAAGAAGCCAAACGATAAAGACGCTATGCTGTGGCTCCCGACCGAGTGGATCGCATTCGAGGAGAAGTACAAATCTGGCCGCGGCTCAATGATACGCTGCAACACTGTCCTAACACCGCTAACGATCGCGATATTTGCCGGGCCTCTGTACTTTGACGAGTCGGAATCGCTCGTCGAGTGTGaacaatcggaatcggtggGACGGTGTAAAATAGCGATCGACGATTGGATTAACTTTATTGTCGATACGCACGTGGCACAAGCAGCGCTACGTACAAGGCGTATGGTGAGCGATCTTTTCCTAAAGTTCATCCAAAATCCACGCACTTTTCAACTCAATACGATGGAGTACAAGTTCTTGCAAACATTGGGAAAGCTGCTTGCTGTGGAGGATAGCGCGGTACATCTGACAAATCGTGTGGAGATAACTGGCAATAGGAGAATTTTCAATAAATCACACGACCAACGGCGCGCTGGCGGGCGAGATGATGGGAAAAGGGTGGTAAGTTCCGGCGCGCATCATCAGCAGTAGCATTAGAACGAGCGTGCAGCACTGGGATCCCCAAACGATAGACGAGTAAATGTacattgaaataaatattaattcaCAGTATTGCTTCATGCATCCTATGGACTGTTTATGTGTGCACCGTTTCGGCTGAATGGCCCGCGGAAATCAGAATCAAATCGAACCTATGCCGTTTTGTCCATTGCGTGTGCCCCGGTTTTTATCCGCAAAAATCAGGCATCGCTTCAGACATTCGTTGTTTTGAATCTACTATTGGCTGTGGTGAAACAAACATGAACACAAACTGGTTCATTTGGTGTTCATGAACACAGCGAAAGTGTTAATAAGTTCGTGGCGGAATCGCAATCGaggcttcgtttcgttttgcacGTAAAGCCGGTAGGGCGAGTTTCCGACAGACTCTTCGCGACGTATTAAACTGTAAGTACCGGTGTTGTAAATCTCCCTAAACGATTAAGCGGTGATCGTCTGTATTTGGCTAACATCAAGTTAAAGAATTTCTAAAGATGAGTGAAAACTACTTAAATCTGTTGCATGTGCATTTCGTTCGTCAGATACCATTCATTTTGCACTAACATCGCGAAAAATATACACCGTAAGGTGCGGTCAAGGCCAAAGGTTAAACATTTTGTGAATTTGGATGGTCATCTTATCGCGGGCTTACAAATGTGTTTAGCTTCCACTGCCTTCCGTAGCTCGTTATGTTCAAGGCCAAGGCCTATCGCAATtagtgatgaaaaacacttcTGTAAGCTGTTTTAATGaggttttttatttatctacTATTAAAATGACTGTGATGCAACACCCGCGTTCCAGCGAATATTTCGGGTTCGCTTTTATTCGGCGGTTCAGCGATTGCATCACGTAGTATTAGGAACGCGTCTAATCCTTTTGGATCCATCGAATATTCTAGTTTCGTGACATGGCACCTTCAGACTAATCGCAAATGAACTGATTATGATCGAATGGGCAGAACGAAGCCTGAATATTTACTGATTTGGCTTTGGATTTGGATTCTTTACTGATCGGCGTCGTTGAAACCATAAAAGAACGATCGTGCACAACCAATCCAAGAAAAattgtttattgaaaaacaaagattaattcaacattttcatcATAAATATGTTTGAAACTTGTACGAAACAAGCGCTTTAGTTTGCGGGCCTAACGATTGTTTGTTGGACATTTGCGAAAACTTTATACCGGTCGTGATCACCATTGGCTGGTGCTGGGTAGCTTGGAGTTTGGGATGAGATCATCTTTTCATCAGCGCAAATGGGATCGAAAAAATGACGATTCCAATATCAAAATGTCTGCTCAGCAAACAACTTGCTTTCGTCGGCAAGTCTGGGTTGTATATCCATTCGCGACGCTCTAGATTAACATTGCACTAGTATAGAGCGTTCCTGGTAAACGATGAATCATCTgcgtggaaagaaaagaaggaaaaagttttttcACAACCAACGCACCACCAACCTTTTTTATTTAACCGGCATGCCTTTTTTGCAAATGCGTCGCACCGGCATGGAGGCGCCGTCATCAACGGA
It includes:
- the LOC128272695 gene encoding 3'-5' RNA helicase YTHDC2-like — protein: MASKNTKIQLKIEEDIRINIHRQIDLFLQDEKQSEYDFPTNLTNLHRAYIHEYVKNKRLKSKSHGKGEERYLTIYKTSLSAITHDDARLDLTDQSIDMIMELQNAYGAQGNRAKGIPKGKRSAFRSCSVYLASAPPSVPPRVHPVASVFDERMRLPIAQFKDIILKCTQQNQVIIISGNTGSGKTTQVPQFVMDVASQNGAPCRIICTQPRRISAVTVAERVCFERNEPLGDRVGYQIRLESRSKPSTNLVFCTNGVLLRCLTGKGVSKFLNNVTHIIIDEVHERDQYSDFLLIALKDNLPKHPQLKVILMSATIESNTFSQYFNNCPVIEIPGRLFPIESFYLEDILFTMDTYNRTVKDVKTKIMSNIEHLQSLGGARRHHSSTANMDDESILLMNDILEVCWIENNPDAFHHFFALVQEENIPVDFQHTETKMTALMIAAAKGYIEIVQNLLDIGANPCVQEKHNYTAYDWACFIHGNSVCSQLLANAMKHAESKQSQPISLTPHAAKQLLDAYHTSFGDERIDHNLIIDVIQFICTTQPEGGILVFLPGFEDIQDIYELLNTRLAPYQRLKVFMLHSKMQTIDQHAVFRPAPQGVRKIVLATNIAETSITMDDVGYVIDSGKVKQKYYDSVTATNSLTATWISQACATQRAGRAGRTKPGTCFRLYSRARLEAMDQFTLPEIMRVPLTEICLNTALLTNGASIHDFLNRALQPPAATSVKQSVKYLQKVGALDDDENLTDLGLILAELPVDARLGKMLLYGILLKCYEPVLLIVSLLSVNDLFVIPSYASDKEKVRKARRELAEDSFSDCFCLLRAYQRWYEARSVAKRKDICSRFFLSHSKLTMVYDLRCKLHSHLCSMGLIKTFGPGNIEDVNQFAGNWCFVKACLLVGLYPNVCHLEKYSKAMKTRFEKKIFVHPSSVLADKSLAKKPNDKDAMLWLPTEWIAFEEKYKSGRGSMIRCNTVLTPLTIAIFAGPLYFDESESLVECEQSESVGRCKIAIDDWINFIVDTHVAQAALRTRRMVSDLFLKFIQNPRTFQLNTMEYKFLQTLGKLLAVEDSAVHLTNRVEITGNRRIFNKSHDQRRAGGRDDGKRVVSSGAHHQQ